A stretch of the Aegilops tauschii subsp. strangulata cultivar AL8/78 chromosome 4, Aet v6.0, whole genome shotgun sequence genome encodes the following:
- the LOC109742536 gene encoding uncharacterized protein, whose product MVKAYLRYEPALSFGVVASPESNVVYDPSGRRLLAAALDRFAAWDLKRGLPSATFTPSSSSASLAVSCVASSPAAASASASSVASGHADGSIRLWDTESGACEATLHGHRSAASALRFAPSGAVLASGSKDCDVILWDVVAQAGLFRLRGHRDQVTDLLFLDSGKKLVTCSKDKFIRVWDLDTQHCLQIVGGHHSEIWSMDVDPSEKFLVSGSADPELRVFRIRQSAEEGEDWNKWDALKLFGEIPRQSKERIQTIRFNKDGSLVACQVAGKTADIYRILDETEATRKAKRRLHRKKEKASAKAAAAEGNGSVIDPSPAQDSQNPTVVVTDVFKLLQVLRTSKKICSVAFSPSNPPKGCLATLSLSLNNNVLETYSVDNEKVSKMYSVEIHGHRSDIRSLALNSEDNLLMSTSHNAVKIWNPSTGDCLRTVDSGYGLCSAFVPGNRYGLIGTKTGTLEIIDINSGNSIDVIEAHAGSIRSIVLIPDEDGTVNARGFVTGSADHDVKFWEYQLVQKSDSDTKHLSVTNVRTLKMNDDVLAVSIGPTGKHIAVALLDCTVKVFFLDTLKFCLSLYGHKLPVLCMDISSDGALIVTGSADKNLKIWGMDFGDCHKSIFAHTDSVMDVKFVPKTHYMFSVGKDRTVKYWDADKFELLLTLEGHHAEVWCLAISSRGDFIVTGSHDRSIRRWDRTEEQLFIEEEREKRLEETFEADLDNAVEDRYGQKDDAPDEGSVGVPGKKTKETVTATDAIIDALDTAEEEEKRLNEQKKLQNTGEGTKSKPNVIMQGHSPSEYVLNAVSSVRPNDLEQALLSLPFSDALKLMAYLKEWSLIPLKVELVCRVCLVLLQTHHNQLTTTPAARSILTELKYILYGRVKDCKDTIGFNLAAMDHIKELLTMRSDAPFRDAKAKLMEIRQEQSKRSDRSDGGEKRKKKKPKPSVQS is encoded by the exons ATGGTGAAGGCCTACCTCCGCTACGAGCCGGCGCTCTCCTTCGGCGTGGTCGCCTCCCCGGAGTCCAACGTCGTCTACGacccctccggccgccgcctcctcgccgccgccctcGACCGCTTCGCCGCCTGGGACCTCAAGCGCGGCCTCCCCTCCGCCACCTTcaccccctcttcctcctccgcgtCCCTCGCCGTCTCCTGcgtcgcctcctcccccgccgctGCCTCCGCCTCCGCTTCCTCG GTTGCGAGTGGCCATGCCGATGGGAGCATCAGGCTGTGGGACACCGAGTCCGGCGCCTGCGAGGCGACGCTCCACGGCCACCGCTCTGCCGCTTCTGCCCTACGCTTCGCTCCCTCTGGCGCCGTCCTTGCCTCCGGCAGCAAGGACTGCGATGTCATCCTGTGGGACGTCGTTGCGCAGGCCGGCCTCTTCAGACTCCGTGGCCACCGTGATCAG GTAACTGATTTACTGTTCCTGGATTCGGGTAAGAAGCTGGTGACCTGCTCCAAGGACAAGTTTATCCGGGTCTGGGACCTCGACACGCAGCACTGCCTTCAAATTGTAGGTGGCCACCACAGCGAGATATGGTCCATGGATGTTGATCCTAGCGAGAAGTTTTTGGTGTCTGGCTCTGCCGATCCGGAGCTCCGGGTGTTTAGAATCAGGCAATCAGCTGAAGAGGGTGAAGACTGGAACAAATGGGACGCACTCAAGCTGTTTGGCGAGATTCCGAGGCAGAGCAAAGAAAGAATTCAGACCATTAGGTTCAATAAAGATGGCAGTCTTGTGGCATGCCAGGTGGCAGGGAAAACTGCTGACATCTATAGGATTCTTGATGAAACAGAGGCGACACGGAAGGCCAAGAGGCGGCTGCACAGGAAGAAGGAGAAGGCTTCGGCGAAAGCTGCGGCAGCGGAAGGGAATGGTAGCGTTATAGATCCTTCGCCAGCTCAAGACTCTCAGAATCCCACTGTTGTGGTCACTGATGTATTTAAGCTTCTCCAAGTTTTGCGGACCAGCAAGAAAATTTGCTCTGTTGCATTTTCTCCAAGCAATCCACCAAAAGGCTGCCTTGCGACCTTGTCTTTGTCTCTGAACAATAACGTGCTTGAGACATACTCGGTGGATAACGAGAAGGTGTCTAAGATGTACTCAGTTGAGATACATGGGCATCGTTCTGACATCAGGAGTCTTGCGCTTAACTCAGAGGATAACCTCCTGATGTCAACTAGTCACAATGCTGTTAAAATCTGGAATCCTAGTACAGGTGACTGTCTTCGGACCGTTGACTCTGGATATGGGTTGTGCAGTGCATTTGTTCCTGGGAATCGGTATGGCCTTATCGGTACAAAGACTGGTACCTTGGAGATTATTGATATTAATAGTGGGAACTCAATTGATGTAATCGAAGCTCACGCTGGTTCCATACGATCGATTGTACTCATTCCAGATGAGGATGGAACTGTTAATGCACGGGGTTTTGTCACTGGAAGTGCTGATCACGATGTCAAGTTCTGGGAATACCAGTTAGTGCAGAAATCTGATTCG GACACAAAGCATCTGAGTGTAACAAATGTGAGAACCTTGAAAATGAATGACGATGTCCTTGCAGTGTCCATTGGTCCAACTGGGAAGCATATTGCTGTTGCTCTTTTGGATTGCACAGTGAAG GTCTTCTTTCTGGACACACTAAAGTTTTGTCTTTCGCTTTATGGGCACAAGCTTCCAGTTCTCTGCATGGACATATCATCCGATGGAGCTCTAATAGTTACTGGTTCCGCAGACAAAAATCTGAAGATTTGGGGTATGGATTTTGGTGACTGCCACAAATCTATCTTTGCCCACACAGACAG TGTGATGGATGTTAAGTTCGTTCCTAAAACTCATTACATGTTCAGTGTGGGGAAAGATCGTACTGTGAAGTACTGGGATGCTGATAAATTTGAGCTTTTGTTAACACTTGAAGGACACCATGCTGAAGTTTGGTGCCTTGCGATTAGCAGTCGTGGTGATTTTATTGTAACAGGCTCTCATGATCGCTCTATTCGGCGTTGGGATCGTACTGAAGAACAACTTTTCATTGAG GAAGAGAGGGAGAAAAGACTGGAGGAAACTTTTGAGGCTGATTTAGACAACGCGGTTGAAGATAGATATGGGCAGAAAGATGATGCTCCTGACGAGGGTTCTGTGGGAGTTCCTGGTAAGAAAACGAAAGAGACAGTAACTGCTACTGATGCAATTATTGACGCACTTGACACTGCCGAGGAAGAAGAAAAACGTCTTAATGAGCAGAAG AAGTTACAAAACACTGGGGAGGGAACTAAATCTAAGCCTAATGTTATAATGCAAGGGCATTCACCATCAGAATATGTTCTGAATGCAGTGTCAAGTGTTCGCCCAAATGACTTGGAACAAGCCCTTCTG TCATTGCCATTCTCAGATGCACTAAAGCTTATGGCTTACTTGAAGGAGTGGTCTCTAATCCCTTTGAAG GTTGAGCTTGTCTGTAGGGTTTGCCTTGTGCTGCTTCAAACGCATCACAACCAGTTAACTACTACACCAGCTGCAAGATCCATACTGACAGAACTGAAGTATATTCTTTACGGTAGAGTTAAG GACTGCAAGGATACCATAGGTTTCAATCTCGCCGCGATGGATCATATAAAG GAACTGTTGACGATGAGATCAGATGCGCCGTTCCGGGACGCCAAGGCGAAGCTCATGGAGATCAGGCAGGAGCAGTCGAAGCGGTCGGATAGGTCGGATGGCGGcgagaaaaggaaaaagaagaaaCCCAAGCCGTCTGTACAGAGCTGA
- the LOC141021988 gene encoding uncharacterized protein — protein sequence MLFCHATTEEVSAVKGILDVFGTASRLQVNYTKSSATVLHGDDSDVGLIELLGCPVVTLPITYLGIPLTTRRPSAAQLQPLVDAVAGRLPTWKAWLMNKAGRLALVKSVLSAIPIHQLLVLAPPKKTLKLLEKIQRGFLWAGRADAHGGHCHVNWRRVCRPLEYGGLGVRDLERMGLALRLRWLWLARTDTECAWQGLDLQFSSKERALFHASTTMAIGDGSTALFWEDR from the coding sequence ATGCTCTTCTGTCACGCCACCACCGAGGAGGTCTCCGCTGTCAAAGGCATCCTGGACGTGTTTGGCACGGCTTCTAGGCTCCAGGTGAACTACACCAAGAGTTCTGCCACGGTTCTCCACGGAGATGATTCTGACGTGGGACTGATTGAGCTGCTCGGGTGCCCCGTGGTGACGCTGCCGATCACCTATTTAGGCATCCCACTCACCACCCGTCGCCCTTCCGCGGCCCAGCTGCAGCCTCTCGTCGACGCGGTGGCGGGCCGGCTCCCTACCTGGAAGGCATGGCTGATGAACAAGGCTGGTCGGCTGGCGCTTGTCAAGTCGGTGCTCAGCGCTATCCCAATTCACCAACTGCTCGTGCTCGCACCCCCCAAGAAAACCCTGAAGCTGCTTGAGAAGATTCAACGAGGTTTTCTTTGGGCCGGCCGCGCGGACGCCCATGGTGGTCACTGTCATGTGAATTGGCGCCGGGTCTGCCGCCCGCTCGAATATGGTGGCCTAGGTGTCCGAGATCTCGAGCGCATGGGGCTCGCGCTCCGGCTACGTTGGCTATGGCTTGCGCGTACGGACACTGAGTGCGCATGGCAGGGGCTGGACCTGCAGTTTTCGTCGAAAGAGCGCGCCCTCTTTCATGCCTCCACAACCATGGCCATTGGGGACGGCTCAACCGCCCTCTTTTGGGAGGACCGCTAG